From the Glandiceps talaboti chromosome 12, keGlaTala1.1, whole genome shotgun sequence genome, one window contains:
- the LOC144443325 gene encoding DDB1- and CUL4-associated factor 12-like yields the protein MSVFKYTQNCQYGLARRPSRELSRLAAQKMPMLLRQQEVNLGDVNKVFASEWLSENQVIIGTKCNSLMVLDLNTNQRFQIPLLKDEGKETVRDTRFGGIHSIAVNPSRMLLATGGEDPNSVAVYKLPTFDPVCLGNKCHEDWIFSMEWLDDQFLATGCRDNTIALWSVKEELYRDIESQHSLLPEYRRISPLTKKQCNAGEKVRALAYNDRTQEIAALSTNGYIHMWDAHRFTQNFTVPLPYCRENVCLAISNDLSVYAVGSQSHVSFLDSRTLKSVGSIYTKEEGSGVRSLSFNEEIATIGTGAGSLLFFDIRAGRYLEFECCTGEACILKSGKGFLLRDHIYNEYFAEQHDYPNAVYTHCYDASKTKLFAAGGPLSSGLHGNYAAVWH from the exons ATGTCTGTCTTCAAGTACACCCAAAACTGTCAGTATGGACTGGCCAGGCGTCCATCAAGAGAACTTTCAAGACTTGCAGCGCAGAAGATGCCGATGTTGCTACGACAACAAGAAGTCAATCTAGGAGATGTTAATAAAGTATTTGCTTCAGAATGGCTTTCAGAAAACCAAGTTATTATTGGCACAAAGTGCAACTCG CTAATGGTCTTGGATCTGAACACAAATCAGAGATTTCAAATTCCCCTTTTGAAGGATGAGGGTAAGGAGACTGTGCGGGACACACGATTTGGGGGAATCCACAGCATAGCTGTCAACCCTAGTAGAATGCTGTTAGCCACGGGAGGAGAGGATCCTAATTCTGTAGCTGTCTATAAACTGCCAACGTTTGATCCTGTCTGCCTCGGCAAT AAATGTCATGAAGACTGGATTTTTTCTATGGAATGGTTAGACGATCAGTTTCTTGCAACAG GTTGCAGAGACAATACCATAGCACTGTGGTCTGTCAAGGAGGAATTGTACAGAGACATAGAGTCACAGCACAGTCTGCTGCCAGAATACAGGAGAATCTCTCCACTGACAAAGAAGCAATGCAATGCAGGCGAAAAAGTGCGGGCGTTAGCTTACAATGACAGAACTCAG GAAATAGCAGCATTGTCCACAAACggatatatacacatgtggGATGCACACAGATTTACCCAAAATTTTACAGTGCCACTACCATATTGCCGAGAAAATGTATGTCTGGCCATTTCAAATGATTTATCAGTGTATGCTGTCGGATCTCAGTCACACGTCTCCTTCCTGGACTCAAGAACACTAAAATCAGTCGGTTCCATTTATACCAAAGAAGAGGGAAGTG GGGTGCGGTCACTTAGCTTTAATGAAGAAATAGCAACCATAGGAACAGGAGCTGGTTCTCTGTTGTTCTTTGACATTCGAGCTGGCAGGTACTTAGAATTTGAGTGCTGTACAGGAGAAGCCTGTATTCTGAAGTCTGGAAAAGGCTTTCTG CTTCGAGATCACATTTACAACGAGTACTTTGCAGAGCAGCATGATTACCCCAATGCTGTCTACACTCATTGCTATGATGCATCCAAGACAAAACTGTTTGCAGCAGGAGGGCCTCTGTCATCAGGTTTACACGGGAATTATGCAGCTGTTTGGCATTAA